DNA from Dehalococcoidia bacterium:
GTTCAACCGCCGCCGGCTCCATGGAGAGTTAGGCATGGCGCCGCCAGCGGAGTTCGAGGCCCTGTACTACGATGAGCAGCAGCCGCTTCCACTGGCTGCTTCCCAATAACCCGAGTCTCTATGAAACCCGGGGCGGTTCACTACGGTAGGGTACAGGGAACAGGGAACAGGGAACAGGAACAGGAACAAGGAAATAGAATTCAGGAAATAGGAAATAGGGGGGTGGCCTGGCGCTCCCTATTTCCTATTTCCTTCGCCCTTTTTCCTCGTTCCTGCGCCCTTTGCCCTCGTCAGAACCACTTCCGCTTGTCGACGACGTTGAGCAGCGGCCGGCCGGCGGCAAAGCGGCGGCAGTTCTCCAGCAGGATCTCCTCCCACTTCTGCTGGTAGGGCGCGCCGGCGATCGCCACATGCGGCGTGATCAGCACGTTGGGCAGCGACCAGAGTGGACTGTCGTCGGGCAACGGCTCCGGCGCGACCACGTCCAACCCGGCGCCGCCGAGCTGGCCCGAGCGCAGCGCCGCGATCAGGTCGGCCGTGACGCAGGTGCCGCCGCGGCCGATATTGATGAAGTATGCGCCACGCTTCATCCACGCGAAGAAGGCGGCGTTGAACATGCCCAGCGTGTCCGGCGTTTCCGGCACGGTGACGAGCACGAAGTCGGCCTCGCCCAGCCGTTGCGCCAGCCGCTCGGGCGGAAACAGCTCCGCCATGCCGGGCGCCGGCTCGGTCGTGCGCGGGTCGCAGCCGAGCACGCGCAGGCCGAAGGCGGCGCACTGCTTGCTCGCCTCGCTGCCGGAGCCGCCGACGCCGACGATCAGCACCGTCGCCCGCGTCAGGTCGATCGGCCTCGGGCCGCGCCGCCAGCGGCGCTGCGCCGCGTAGTGGTCGAGGCGGCGGGCGAAGGCGAGCAGGAAGGCCAGCGCGTGGGCCGAGAGATGCTCGTTGTAGCTGCCGCGCATGTTGGTGACGACGACGTCGCTCTGCACCAGCGCGTCGTAGAACCAGCCGCCGCCGAGGCCGGCGAGCGGCGCGGCGATCCAGCGCAGCCGCCGGGCGCGGGCGAAGAGGTCGGGCGGCACCGTGCCGTAGGCGGCGTCCGCGTCCACGATCTCCCGGGCCGCCTCTTCGTCGGTGGCGCAGGCGCTGACCACGGCGTCGGGCACGGCCTCTCGGATCTTCTGCGGCCAGCTCTCCTCGAAGTAGGGCGGCAGCATCACCAGCTTGAAGCTCATGGCGTCTCATTGCTCCGCTTGCGTTCGGGCCGGACGGGCGCGTAGATCCAGGTGACAGGTTACAGGTGACAGGTGACAGGTGACAGTCTCCTTCCCCTGTCACCTGTCACCACCTGTTCCCTGTTCCCTGTTCCCTGTTCCCTGTAACCTGTCCCCGATGGACGAGTCCCAATCCGCCGCCGTCGCCCGGCTGCTGCTGCAGCGCGAGGTCGAAGAGTGGCTCTTCCACGAGGCCGAGCTGCTGGACGAGCGGCGCTTCGCCGCGTGGCTCGAGCTGCTGGCCGAGGACGTGCGTTACTGGATGCCGCTGCGCCGCAACGTGCGCGCCGGCGAACAGGCGGCGCGCGAGGCCACGCGCGAGCAGCGGGACATCGCCTGGTTCGACGAGGGCAAGGAGACGCTGCGCAAGCGCGTGCAGCAGATCGAGACGGGCATTCACTGGGCGGAGGAGCCGCTCTCGCGCCTCTGCCACCTGGTCACCAACGTGCAGATCCTGGCCGATGACGGCGCCGAGCTGCGCGTGAAGAGCCGCTTCCTGCTCTACCGCAACCGCCTGCAAGAAGAGACGGACATCCTCGTGGGCAAGCGCGAGGACACGCTGCGCCGCGTCGCGGGCGGCCTGCTGCTCGCCCGCCGCGCGATCACACTCGACCAGAACGTGCTGCTGGCGAAGAACCTCACGTTCTTTCTCTAGGGAACAGGGAACAGACGGCGCGGGCCGGCTGCAGCGCCGTCGCACCGAAAGAGCGGCCCGCGCACGTCGCCGCGCGGCGCGATGGCGATGATGGCGAGGCGGCCACGCGCCTGCGGCGCTGCATCTCGATACTCTTCCGTATCGTTGCGACACCCGCCGTGCCTTGACGGCCTTGCCAAGGCTCAAGACCATATTTGCAGCACTGAGTTGCATGGTCATGGTGCCAGCACCAGCACGCCGCCCGCGGCGGCGTGGGGAGGAACGCGGCGATGGCGAATCCTTCTTCCGGTTTGGTTCGGGGTGGGCACGGCCGGCTGGTCTGGCTGGCCGCCGGCCTGGCGCTCGGCGTGCTGGCCACGGGCGCGGTGGCGCTGGTGCGCGCCAGCGGCAGCGGCGGCACGATCACGGCCTGCGTCAAGGACAACGGCGAGAGGAACACGCGCATCGTCGGCACTGCCGCCGACTGCAAACAGAACGAATCGGCGCTCACCTGGAACCAGCAGGGGCCGGCCGGACCGGCCGGCCCGCAAGGCCCCGCGGGGCCGGTTGGGCCGCAGGGGCCGCAGGGCGATACGGGCGCACCCGGCGCCACCGGCGCCACAGGGCCAATCGGGCCGGCGGGACCGCAGGGACCGAAGGGCGACACGGGGCCGGCGGGCGCAACCGGCGCAACCGGCGCAACGGGAGCCCAGGGGCCGGCCGGACCGCAGGGGCCCATCGGCGCACAGGGGCCGGCCGGGCTCTCGAACTGGGAGCGCAACCAGGTCGTCCTCACCAACCCGACGCTGGCGCCGAATTCGGAGATGGTGCAGCAGGTCACCTGCTCGCCCGGTAAGAGGGTGCTGGGCGGCGGCGTGCGCGTGCTCAATCGTACTGCCGGCACGTTTCTTGTAGACGATGACGGCCCAAACTCGGACAGCAGTTGGGTGGCGGTATTGCTGAACGATACGGGCAGCACGGCGGCCGCCGGCCAGGTCATCTTCTACGCCATCTGCGCCAACACGAACTGAGCCGCGGAACGAGGAAATAGGAACAAGGAACGAGGGGTACCATGGCCTCGCCTCTCGTTCCTGTTCCCTGCCCCCTTCCGCCTGTTCCCTGTAACCTGTCACCTGTCACCTCAGAGCAGGGAGGCCCGCGATGGCGAGCGAGGCGATCGAGACGCTGGCGTTCGGCTACGGGCTGATCGAGGGGCCGCGCCTCGACGCCGGCGACAACCTCTACTTCAGCGACGTGCACAACGGCGGCGTCTTTCGCCGCGCCCCCGACGGCACGATCGCGACGGTCATCCCCAAACGGCGCGGCGTGGGCGGCATCGCCCTGCATGCCGAGGGCGGCCTCGTCGTCTCCGGCCGCGATATCTGCCACGTGCGCGAGGGCGAGACGCGCGTGCTGTTCGCGCCGGAGAACACCCCTGGCTTCAACGACCTGTTCACCGACCGTTGGGGCGCCGTCTACGCCGGCACCGTGCGCAGCGACCCGTTCGCGCAGGGCGGCCAGCGCACGCCGGGCGAGCTGTGGCGCATCTCCGGCGCGGGCGAGGCGACGCAGGTCTACGACGGCGTCGGCCTCAGCAACGGCATCGGCTTCTCGCCCGACGAGCGGCTGCTCTACCATTCCGACAGCGCCGCCCGCGCCATCTATATCAGCGACGTGCACGGCCGCGGCCAGGTCTCCGGCCGGCGCGTCTTCGCCCGGGTCGAGCTGGGCGTGCCCGACGGCCTGGCGGTGGATGCCGAGGGCGGCGTCTGGGTGGCCGTGTTCCAGGGCGGCTGCGTGGCGCGCTACCGGCCGGACGGCTCGCTGGAACGCACGCTCTCCGTGCCGGCGAGCGCCGTCACCAGCCTCTGCTTCGGCGGCGAGGGGCGGCAAGACCTCTACATCGTCACGGCCGACAACAGCGAGGCGCCCGAGCGCGGCGGCACGATCTTCCGCACGCGCGCGGACGTCGCCGGCCTGCCCGCGCCGCTCGCCCGCGTTTGAAGGTGACAGGTGATAGGTGATAGGTGACAGGAAGGATTGTCCTTGGACCCGCCTGTCACCTGTCACCGCGGGCGCAGGTCCACGATCGTCGTGTTCGGGCCGAGGTAGCCTTCGAGGAAGACACGGCCGCCCAGCGGCTCCGCGTCGTTGACCACGAGAATCACCAGATCCTGCGGCGTGCCGCCGCTGAGCTGTGTGCGCACGCGCTCCGCGTCCTCCCACTCCTGGCGCAGCGAGGCGGCCTGCGCGTCCGAGCCGACGAGCACCAGCTTCGTCGCCGGCACCGGCGTGGCCGCCAGCGCGGCCGCGGCCGGAATTGGAGGAGCCTGCGTTGCCGCTTCGTGCGGAGTGGGCGCGGCCGACGCAGTCGTCGCCGGGTGCGCGGTGTGCAGCGCGGACGGGCGCGAACCTTCGTGCTGCAGGGCGACGAGCGCCAGCGCCAGCAAGGCGCCGCCCGCGGTCATCGCCAGGAAGCGGGCGAGCTGGCGCACGGTGCCGCCGTGCACGGGTGGTTCGAGCTCGTGGTCGATCATG
Protein-coding regions in this window:
- a CDS encoding D-2-hydroxyacid dehydrogenase, with the translated sequence MSFKLVMLPPYFEESWPQKIREAVPDAVVSACATDEEAAREIVDADAAYGTVPPDLFARARRLRWIAAPLAGLGGGWFYDALVQSDVVVTNMRGSYNEHLSAHALAFLLAFARRLDHYAAQRRWRRGPRPIDLTRATVLIVGVGGSGSEASKQCAAFGLRVLGCDPRTTEPAPGMAELFPPERLAQRLGEADFVLVTVPETPDTLGMFNAAFFAWMKRGAYFINIGRGGTCVTADLIAALRSGQLGGAGLDVVAPEPLPDDSPLWSLPNVLITPHVAIAGAPYQQKWEEILLENCRRFAAGRPLLNVVDKRKWF
- a CDS encoding 3-phenylpropionate/cinnamic acid dioxygenase subunit beta is translated as MDESQSAAVARLLLQREVEEWLFHEAELLDERRFAAWLELLAEDVRYWMPLRRNVRAGEQAAREATREQRDIAWFDEGKETLRKRVQQIETGIHWAEEPLSRLCHLVTNVQILADDGAELRVKSRFLLYRNRLQEETDILVGKREDTLRRVAGGLLLARRAITLDQNVLLAKNLTFFL
- a CDS encoding SMP-30/gluconolactonase/LRE family protein; the encoded protein is MASEAIETLAFGYGLIEGPRLDAGDNLYFSDVHNGGVFRRAPDGTIATVIPKRRGVGGIALHAEGGLVVSGRDICHVREGETRVLFAPENTPGFNDLFTDRWGAVYAGTVRSDPFAQGGQRTPGELWRISGAGEATQVYDGVGLSNGIGFSPDERLLYHSDSAARAIYISDVHGRGQVSGRRVFARVELGVPDGLAVDAEGGVWVAVFQGGCVARYRPDGSLERTLSVPASAVTSLCFGGEGRQDLYIVTADNSEAPERGGTIFRTRADVAGLPAPLARV